The region ATTAGTGGAGTTATGTCTTATGCAATTAGCGTCTTTATCTTTTGAAGGCGAAAAAAAAAAGATAAACAATTTATAATACCTGCTTCTGCACTGAGAGAGTTGTTGCAGAACGTTATACCTTATCAAGAAGTATCACTAAATCAGCTCGCGAACAATAGTGCTTATACCGTTGATCAAAGAGGTGGTAATGATTTAATTCCTATTGCTACTGTTAGCAGTGATAGTAATGTAAGCTCGCCTGTTTATCCTAATAATACTTTTAGTGAACAGGCTAGTAGTGTGGTTACTCAGGAGGTTGTAAACTCGCAGTCTGAGCATAGCGCTCCAGAAACTACTCAAAACAATTCTGTGCCTAATAATGTCGAAAATCAACAACCTAAACGAACTTCTGCACTGTCATTAAGCAGTATTAGAAATAGAAAAGAATTAGCTTCTTCTTTAGAAAAACATGTAGTTAATCCAGATGATTTACCAAAAGAACCATTTACTTATAATCAATTGATGGATGAATGGAATTATTATACAGATCGTTTGTTAAGAGGAGGGTTGCCGTTAATGGCTTCGCTTATGGGAATGGCTAGACCAGAGTTAAAAGAAGCAAGAATAGAGCTAGAATTGCCTAATGCAGGTTCTAAATTAAGCTTTGAAGAGAATAAGTATGATTTAGTTAACTACTTAAGGAAAAAGTTACAGAACTTTGATATCGAGCTTGTTATTTTTGTGAACGAAGAAATTAAGCTAGTTAAGAAAGTATTGGATTCTAAAGATAAGTATCAACATTTCGTATCTATTAATCCAGAAGTAGAAGTGTTAAAAAATATGTTTGATTTAGAGATTAGGTAAGAAGTAAAGGTATTTTACAATAATTAAGATATAGAAGATTATGATAAAAATAGGAGATGATAATAAATTAAAAGTAGCTCGTTTTGCTAGTTTCGGACTTTATTTGACTGATGGAGAGCAGGAAGTTCTTTTACCAACTAAATACGAGACAAGTGATTATAAAGTAGGAGATGAACTAATTGTTTTCGTTTACTTGGATCAAGAAGAAAGACCTGTGGCAACTACTTTAGAGCCAAGAATATATGTGAATGAGTTTGCTTTACTAAAAGTTAACTATATAAATGATTTTGGAGCCTTTATGGATATGGGGCTTGAGAAAGATTTGTTTGTGCCTTTTAGAGAACAAGCTAGACCTATGAAGGACGGAAACAAATATCTTATCTATATGTATCTTGATGATCAGACTAATCGATTAGTTGGTTCTAGTAAATTAAAACAGTTTGTCGATAATAAAGATATAACTGTAAAAGAGGGAGAGGAAGTAGAGTTAGTCGTATCTCATATAACAGATTTAGGGATTAATGTTATTATAAATGAGAAACATGCAGGGCTTATGTATAAGAATGAGGTGTTTGAAGAATTACATACTGGTGATCGTATCTTAGGATATATTAAATCAATTCGTCCAGATGGAAAGATTGATGTTAGTAGAACTAAAGTAGGATTTGGAGGAATAGCTGATGGAGCAGATGTAATTATTAGAGAACTAGAGCATAATAGAGGTTTTTTAGGGTTGACAGATAACAGTCATCCAGAAGATATCAAGACAGTCTTAAATATGAGTAAGAAAACATTTAAGAAAGCAGTGGGAACCCTTTATAAAGAAAGAAAGATAGAGATTAAAGAAGATGGTATTTATTTAGTAAGACAACCATTGTTGTAAAAAATATTAAAAGAGTTGAGTTTTTTATTCAACTCTTTTTTTGTGCTTATAAGAGGCTATAAATCTTTGTTTACTCAATTTTTCTCTTGTTTCACTTTTTTTTTGAACTTTAAGTGCTCTTAAAAGAATAAGTTTACGTGTTTTTTCAGTAGAATGAAAGAATTGTTTTTAAGTCCCCAATGATGCCTATTTTTTAATAGGCATTTTTATTTGGTTGCAAAGAACAAACCTTATAGGTTAGTTTTCTAAATCAGAGAAATGGGGGTAGGTAGATAAACGAAAAATAATTATACAAAGTAGGTCTGAATTAGATAAAAGCATCTTAAAGTATGGTTATAGAGTGAATGAAAGAGATATGAGATAGAATTTCTTTGTCATATTTTGCTATTATGGGGGTTTGGATTAAACTACTAATGATTCTGTTTTATATTTTTTTAATAAAAAATACAACAGTATAAATAATTCTTAACTAAGAAAATATACAGTTTCACCCAATTTTTTAATAGCTTCTATTTTATAGAATTACTTTTGTATCCCAATTAGATAGTTTTTTATATTCAAAATAAAAACTACTTTAGTTATTGATAAAAAATACAACTATCACTTAATTTTAATTGGGGTTAAAATGAAGAAATTACGCTATTATTTTTTGGTATTAAATTACCTAAACCAAAACCATTATCCTTCACGGGAAAAACTGTTAGAGTACTTAGCAAGTTATGATATCGATATTAGTGAACGTACATTATATCGTGCACTTAGTGACTTGTCTACAGAGTTCGGAGTAGAAGTTTCTTTAGATAATACTAAAAAGGGGTACTATATAGCTCCTAAGTATCTAGCGACAGCTAATCAGGTTCTTTTACAACTTAAAGATTTAGTTACAACTGATATATTAAATGCTCACAATGGATCAAAGTCTGGAGGATCTATTTTTATAGATGCAGAATCAAAGAAAGGGGTAATACCTATTGATGTAGTTAGGCTAATTTATACAGCAATGACGAAGAGCCAAAAGATATCGTTTACTTATACAAATCATCTGAAAGGTAGTTCAAGCCATTTAAAAATTGCACCTATTCTTTTTAAACAATTTGAAGATACATGGTATGTAGTTGCCATTGAGGCGGATAATAGTTATACTACCTATTTTCTTGACACTATTTCGGATGTGAGAATAGAGAATGAAAAGTTTAAAGCATGTTCTGAATCAGCTAGAGATAAGTTTAGTGAGATTATTGGTCTTAATTTTACGGGGCGTGATTTAAATGAAGTTGTACTATCTTTTGATAAACATCAGAAGAATTTGCTACAAGCTAGTCCTCTTCATTCTTCACAAGTTATTGGTGATGATTTGACTAATGATCGTCTAATAGTGACTCTAATGGTAAAACCAAATTTTGAGCTTAAACAGCAAATTATGAAGTTTGGTAAACTAGTGAAAGTTATCTCACCAGTAGATCTGAAAGAAGATATTATAAAAGAATTGCGTTTTGCTTTAGAGCAACACGAAGAAGAATACATAAAGCTACATTAGTTTGGGGGAATTAATGTAAGAAGTTGTCCTGTATATGATAAGTTATTATTAAGTCAAAATATACAGATACAACGGTTAGTTTGTTTCTAAGGAAATAGCAGGCGGGGGCCTGCTATTTTCGTTTCTATAAAGAAGAAGACCGCTCACTAGGAACGGTCTAATTCAATCACTTTCTTACTAAAAGATCTTAATATTTTAAATCAGGGTTTACTTGTATTTCTTTCTGTGGGATAGGTAGTTGATAATATGCTGCAAAAGGACTTATGATCGATTCATCAGTATCTACCGCTAGATCTTGTTTCTCTCTCTCTAGAGGCATTCCTAGTCTCTTTAAGTCAAAGTATCTATGTCCTTCAAAAGACAGCTCTAAGAAGCGTTCTTGTAAGATATCACTTAAGCTTACAGTATTAAACTTAGCTACATTCTTGATCCTATTTTCTTTCAATGTATTAATATCTGAAGTAGCACCTTGTGAATTACCTACTTTAAGTAATGCCTCTGCACGGATTAGATACATTTCGCTAATTCTAAATACCTTGTAATCATTAATACGATCGTTAAATGCACTACCATCATATTTACTGATTATATCGTCATTTTCAACACCGAAATAGTGTTCATACCTCATATCATTGATTGTATCAAATTGATCTCTTAACTTTTTAGAAGCATAGTATAAAGTCTTACCACTACTGAAGTCATACCAGAAAATGTTTGGTCTGATATTATCGTCGTTATTGCGTTTAAGCTTAAAAATAATCTCAGCATTAGAAGTATCTTCCCAGATTCCTTCAAATTCGCTAGCTGATGCAAGAGGATATTTATTGATTAACTCAGTTGTATATTGATTAGCCTTGTCATAATCCTTTCCATAAAGCGATACACGTGCTCCTAAAGCGATAATAGCATCGTGACTAAGGCGAATATTAGAGTCTGTCGTTAAGTGCTCCTGTGCCTCGTTAATATCGTTCCATAGCTGTTTATAGAAGTCAACTAAGGTTTGTTTACTTGGTTTTTCGTACACATCAGATTTCGTCTTATACGGTATGGTATAAGCGTTCATCCCTAAGTACTCAGACTGTCCGAAGATACGGTGTAACTCAAAGTGTACTAAGGCTCTTAACCCGTGTAGTTCTCCTTTCAACTCTATTAACTTCTGATTATCTGCTTCTGATGTCACAGGTACTCTATGTATATTTTCTAAAAGAACATTTACTTTATACACACTGTGGTAATAGTCGATCCATATCTGTTGTAAGATATCGTCGTCAGCGCTAAATGTCCATCTGTTGATATTCACAGCATAGGAATTAACTCCTGCATTACCTGGAGCCAACTGACAGTCATCTGCCATAACAGACCCTATAAGTGTATTATAATCAATGTTTAACTGTGTGTATGCTCCTAATACACCATATTCAAACTGTTTGACTGAACTGTAAATGTGATCATCACTTACAGCATCTTTAGGATCTATATCTAGCATACTATCACAACTCTGAACGCTTATAGCTCCGGTGATAAGTAATACAGCAATATTGATTTTATATAAGATTGTTTTCATTTGTTGTCGTTTTTAAAAGATTACTTTTATTCCAGCTGTTATCGTGCGTGGTAGCGGATATTCGTATTGGTACCAGTTGTTGTCATCTTCAGGATCTTGTCCTTTGAAGTTGGTCCACGTCAATAAGTTTTGTCCTTGAGCGAAGATGTTTACCTCTTTGACCACCTTGTTCCACTTGCCGAAATCTTTAAACTTGTAGTTGATGTTTAAGTTTCTCAGTTTTAAGTAATCTGCTTTTTGCAATTCTCTATCTGTCATATAACGAGCGTACTTAGCACTCGGGTTATCGCTTACATCACCTGGGTTTTGCCACATATCTAACATCCCTGTTGATTGGTTATAGATACGGTAAGTCTGATCTGCTGATGTTCTGTAAAATTCTCCTGTATTTAGACGATACATTCCTTTAATGAATGAGAACAATGCACTTACTTCTAAGTTTTTATATTTAAAGTTAGTTGTGAAACCTCCTTTTATAGCAGGATCAAAACCTCCTTTTACTAACACAGCATTATCAGGGTCATAAGTACTAGTGATATTTCCTTCTTTGTCATAATATAGCGGTGCACCAGTCTGCTGATCTACACCAGCCCATTTGACCATATAGAAGTGACCTACCTGTTTTCCTACTTGATGGATAGAGTAGTCCTCAGTGATGATTTCGTCCTCGTCACCTAAGCTTAAGATTTTGTTTTTGTTATAAGCGAAGTTCACTCCTAAGTTAAAGGTGAAATCTCCACTTCTAATCACATCCCCTGATATTTTAAACTCAATACCACGGTTTCTGATTTTACCCATATTATCTGCTATAGATTCAAAACCTGAAGTATTAGAAAGTGTTCTATCTAAGAATAAATCACTCGTAATACGGTTGTAAAAGTCAACTTCTCCAATCAATCTATTGTTAAAGAGACCGAACTCAACTCCTATATCTAGAATCTTATTCATCTCCCAGTTGTACTGGCTATTACCTGGTGAAAGTGGGTTAAAGGCTGTACCTCCATTATACTGTCCAGGTCCGTAAAGACGGCGATAACCGAAGTCACTAGCGAACCCATTTGCATTACCTGTCAGACCATAACTAGTTCTAAGACGCGCCATAGAGATAATATCTATATCCTGCATAAAGTCTTCCACTTTCATATTCCAACTACCCCCTACGGCATAGAAGTATTTATATCTATTGTTACTCGGTACACGAGATGAACCATCTCTTCTCAAACTAGTAGATAGGGTAAATCTGTTCTCATACGAATATCTCAATAAACCTATCTGAGATAGTAGCAGATTCTCAGATGCTCGTCCTTCCACTTTAGGGATAAAGTCATTCTCCGGCGTACCTGGCGTGATACCACCCGCAGTGTGATCTAACCCATCTATTAATCCATATCCTGTAAATCCGTGATAGTTATACTTCTGTCTATTCATTTCCATCAATGCGATAGCCTCTAGCTCATTAGCTCCCCATCTGTATTTATAGTTGGCA is a window of Myroides oncorhynchi DNA encoding:
- a CDS encoding S1 RNA-binding domain-containing protein, coding for MIKIGDDNKLKVARFASFGLYLTDGEQEVLLPTKYETSDYKVGDELIVFVYLDQEERPVATTLEPRIYVNEFALLKVNYINDFGAFMDMGLEKDLFVPFREQARPMKDGNKYLIYMYLDDQTNRLVGSSKLKQFVDNKDITVKEGEEVELVVSHITDLGINVIINEKHAGLMYKNEVFEELHTGDRILGYIKSIRPDGKIDVSRTKVGFGGIADGADVIIRELEHNRGFLGLTDNSHPEDIKTVLNMSKKTFKKAVGTLYKERKIEIKEDGIYLVRQPLL
- a CDS encoding helix-turn-helix transcriptional regulator, with the protein product MKKLRYYFLVLNYLNQNHYPSREKLLEYLASYDIDISERTLYRALSDLSTEFGVEVSLDNTKKGYYIAPKYLATANQVLLQLKDLVTTDILNAHNGSKSGGSIFIDAESKKGVIPIDVVRLIYTAMTKSQKISFTYTNHLKGSSSHLKIAPILFKQFEDTWYVVAIEADNSYTTYFLDTISDVRIENEKFKACSESARDKFSEIIGLNFTGRDLNEVVLSFDKHQKNLLQASPLHSSQVIGDDLTNDRLIVTLMVKPNFELKQQIMKFGKLVKVISPVDLKEDIIKELRFALEQHEEEYIKLH
- a CDS encoding RagB/SusD family nutrient uptake outer membrane protein, which translates into the protein MKTILYKINIAVLLITGAISVQSCDSMLDIDPKDAVSDDHIYSSVKQFEYGVLGAYTQLNIDYNTLIGSVMADDCQLAPGNAGVNSYAVNINRWTFSADDDILQQIWIDYYHSVYKVNVLLENIHRVPVTSEADNQKLIELKGELHGLRALVHFELHRIFGQSEYLGMNAYTIPYKTKSDVYEKPSKQTLVDFYKQLWNDINEAQEHLTTDSNIRLSHDAIIALGARVSLYGKDYDKANQYTTELINKYPLASASEFEGIWEDTSNAEIIFKLKRNNDDNIRPNIFWYDFSSGKTLYYASKKLRDQFDTINDMRYEHYFGVENDDIISKYDGSAFNDRINDYKVFRISEMYLIRAEALLKVGNSQGATSDINTLKENRIKNVAKFNTVSLSDILQERFLELSFEGHRYFDLKRLGMPLEREKQDLAVDTDESIISPFAAYYQLPIPQKEIQVNPDLKY